From Pungitius pungitius chromosome 9, fPunPun2.1, whole genome shotgun sequence, one genomic window encodes:
- the LOC119218568 gene encoding zinc finger protein 239-like gives MSSSEELKQTDTDSSRSHQCQKCMKSFSRICSLRRHELTHTAEKLYTCEQCGGSYSELTAYNRHLETHTEQTTFCCEKCERYFSDQSSYRKHLRDHTGPYQCDQCEKTFSYFSIYKIHTRVHTKEKPYSCDQCPKTFSFLSSYKRHQLSHTGEKPYQCDFCGKSFTQSGHFSLHLRNHTGEKPYECDQCEKSFSDLSSYKIHLRVHSGEKPYCCSQCGRSFSQLGNYKSHLRIHTGEKPFRCELCDKSFSISKTYKQHVRTHTGEKPYQCKECGKGFGRLSNYMRHLRIHTGEQPYSCDQCGKSFNSSYSYSRHLRVHTGEKPYWCSHCKRLFTRSQSLKKHRCIAIDDDYMDERMDNSPTVCKKELSCSPTSDDQQKTTK, from the coding sequence TTGAAACAGACGGACACGGACAGCAGCAGATCCCACCAGTGTCAGAAGTGTATGAAATCTTTTAGTCGGATTTGCAGTCTAAGGAGACATGAACTCACTCACACAGCAGAGAAACTGTACACCTGTGAACAATGTGGTGGCAGTTACAGCGAACTAACAGCCTATAATAGACATTTGGAGACCCATACTGAACAAACTACATTCTGCTGTGAAAAATGTGAGAGGTATTTCAGTGACCAGAGTTCATATAGAAAACATCTACGCGACCACACTGGACCATACCAGTGTGACCAATGTGAAAAAACTTTCAGTTACTTCAGTATTTACAAGATACACACGCGTGTCCACACTAAAGAAAAGCCATACAGCTGTGATCAGTGTCCGAAAACGTTTAGTTTTTTAAGTTCATACAAGCGACACCAGCTGAGCCACACCGGAGAGAAGCCGTACCAGTGTGACTTTTGTGGAAAGAGTTTTACGCAGTCCGGGCATTTCAGTCTGCATCTGCGTAACCACACTGGAGAGAAACCATACGAGTGTGACCAATGTGAAAAGAGTTTCAGTGACCTAAGTAGTTACAAGATACACCTGCGTGTTCATTCAGGAGAGAAACCATACTGCTGTAGTCAGTGTGGTAGAAGTTTCTCTCAGTTGGGTAATTACAAATCACATTTGCGTATTCACACCGGGGAAAAACCTTTCCGCTGTGAACTATGCGATAAAAGCTTCTCAATTTCCAAAACGTATAAACAACATGTGCGTACGCACACAGGAGAGAAGCCTTACCAGTGCAAAGAATGTGGGAAAGGTTTCGGTCGTCTAAGTAATTACATGCGTCACCTTCGTATCCACACGGGAGAGCAACCATACAGCTGTGACCAATGCGGGAAATCTTTCAATAGTTCATATAGTTACAGCCGACACCTGCGTGTGCACACGGGAGAGAAACCATACTGGTGTTCACACTGCAAGAGACTATTTACGCGATCCCAGTCCTTAAAAAAACACCGCTGTATTGCAATAGATGATGACTACATGGATGAGAGAATGGATAACAGTCCAACAGTGTGTAAGAAAGAACTGAGTTGCTCACCAACAAGCGACgaccaacaaaaaacaacaaaataa